The window GCGCCGCCCGCGCCCGGTGCGCCCGGACCTTCGCGCGGTTGCCGCAACGCTGCATCGAGCACCAGCGGCGGGTGCCGCTGCGCGAGGTGTCGAGGTAGACCAGGCGGCAGTCGTCGGCGGAGCACTCGCGGATCCGGCCGTCCACGTCCGGTCCGAACAGGCGCACGGCGTCGCGCGCGATCGAGCCAAGGGCCTGGTGCGGGCGCGCGTTCGTGCGACCCGCCTGACGGCCGCCGCCGGCCAGCACCGGCGGGATGTCCGGGGTGGCGGCGAACAGGTTCACGACGTCCACGTCGTCGGGCGACAGCGGGTCGCCGACGCTCGCCTGGCGCGCCAGGCGGCCGATCGCCGCGCGCAGGCCGCCGGCGTCGCGGAACTCGCGCTCCCCCGCGGTCGGCGCGACCTCGGGGAACCGCTCGACCAGCCAGTCGTTGAGCGCTGCCGCGTCGCGGACTGTCGCGTCCT is drawn from Leifsonia shinshuensis and contains these coding sequences:
- a CDS encoding CGNR zinc finger domain-containing protein; amino-acid sequence: MAMEAILTRGTGQWMEPADGQRWWFDSGSLALDFAYTGGLDSEAGEDATVRDAAALNDWLVERFPEVAPTAGEREFRDAGGLRAAIGRLARQASVGDPLSPDDVDVVNLFAATPDIPPVLAGGGRQAGRTNARPHQALGSIARDAVRLFGPDVDGRIRECSADDCRLVYLDTSRSGTRRWCSMQRCGNRAKVRAHRARAARARQ